The sequence GCAACAACTCAGTTCTCAGACTCTCCATTTGTTACGAGAATATTACGAGAAGCGCGAAGTCGAAATTCCTCAAGATACCCGATCGTCTCTCCGAAATTCTGCGTCTGATCACTACAATTTGCGGGTTTTTGTGCGATACAGAGCATCGAGCAGCCACAACGCAGCTTGCATACAAATCGAACCGTTGCGCCAACGCACTAAATGCCACCATGACGCCGACGGTCGGATGGTCCGTTGAGATCCGTGTGCATGCTGATCACCCGCCCTCATGGCGTAGGTCGTCCGACATCCGCACCATTGGCCGCTGGCGAGTTGTTGTTCTATGTAGCTTTCACAGCGATGATGGAATTCCAACCGCCGCGAATACCAGTCTTCGATTGACCCCTCGATCATAAATTGATTGCGGCGACTGCTTTGCCCCACGATGTCAGGAAAATACATACCCGACTGCATCATTGCGGCCACTTCCGGGCAGAGCTCACAGTACTTCGTTCCAGAACGGGAGTCTGGTCATGCTTGTCCCAAATAACAACGGCCTCGGGAGACAGAGGATCGATTCTGCGATCTTCTGGCGGAGGTCGTTGTCCCAATGGTGAGACGCCATCCTGTGCTCTTGTCAAACCGATAGTTCGAACAATCTGCCAAACTTGGGCATGGTGTCGTGAATGCCAGCCAATCGCAAGGCGTGCCATGCCATTGCGTGATTGCTCGATGTAACAGGCTTGCCCAATTCTTGTTCGATCTTCGCGACCTCGTCAACAAGGCGAAGGCTCGTGCAGCCAACGAGCACCGCTTCGACGCCCTCGATCCGGCCAAGCGTCAGCACGGCCTTGCTAATCGACGCGAGTGACGTCCGGGCAACCTTGTGATCGTTTTCCTCATTGAACGAACCTAACGCCACCACGTCAAGACCACGCTCTCGCAGGAAGTTGGATACGAAATCGTTGACCGAGTCGCTGTACGGCGTCAGCACCGCAATGCGCGACACACCAAGCCGCTTGTATGCTGCGATCGTGCCCGTGACCGGAGAGGTGCAGGGCACGCCAGGCCGCGCAGCTCTGATCTTTTCGTAGACGACGTTTTCTCCGAGAATCATTGTTCCCGAGTTGCAGCCGAAGGCCATAACGTCGATGGGGACGCCAGGTAGGATCAACTTTGCGCCCTGAGTGATTTCCTTTTCCAGCGCCTTCAACGTGTCCGGCGTCACTTCCGGCGCATTGTAAATCCGCGACTCGTAAATTCCGACTCCCGGCAGGGTGACGACGCGGCGGAACTCGTATTCGATGCTCTGGTCGCTTGCCAGTACAATTAACCCGAGTGCCGCACGCGCAGAAACGCCAGCGTCCGTCTCGAACGGCATGTTGCGTATATAGCGATCCGATACTTTGTTCATGTAATCCAACCTCACTCTTCTCCCGTGCTCCGATTTGGAGAACCTGCGCCCAATCATCGTTAGACCGATCGGTGAAGCCGTGATGCTTGTCGAGAGCGCCGCCAGCATTGTTCACGATGATGTCGGGGATCAACTCTTTCTTAAGCGCTTCGGCATCTGCCAGAATGGCGGATGAGTCGTTTACATTTACCTCGGCAAAGGGGACACCGTGCCCGGCGTGACGCATCTCGCCTAGGAACTTCTCTCCTCCCGTAATATCGCGATCCCAGACCACGATCCGCGCCCCTTCTGCGGCAAGGCCGTTACTGTCGCTCTGCCAATGGCCCCAGCCCCCCTGTTGCAAGCGCAGCCCGTCCCTTGAATCGGTCACCAACGAATTTTGATGTCTGCTTTTCTAGGCCAGAGAATCTCTCTCACACTACACGAGGCGGCTCGTGCGTTGAGCCGTCCTTAAGTTGAACCATCGTTGTAGTCAGCTTGAACCCGAAAATTTTCGATCGGCGGCCATCTGTTGGATTGAGGATAATCTCTCGCGACCGCCTGAGAACTCAGGCTGTCGAAAGAGGCAGTCATGTCATTCGGTTCGGCAGCAGACGCCGCGAGGGGCGTGCAGCTAGCCTCATTCATACCCCAGGCCGCAACGCATGGGCCCTCGGAGGAAAGCCGCGGGCGATCGCCGAGCCGAGCAAGTCGGCACCGCCGACGACAACTGGCCACCCTTCAGCCACGTCAAAGCCTAGAATCCAACCATCGCCAGCCATTCACCGTCAATGCCGGGCGTCAACCGGTGCGTACGCGAACGTGCTAATCGGAGGACGGGCATCTGGCGGCGTCACGACATCGATGAGCAGCGGGCGGCGCAGCCCCCGACTTTTCTGTAGAGCAGCCTCAAATTCCGCTGGAGTTGTTACACGTATGCCATCACAGTTTAGCGTGCGCGCCAAGTCTGCATAGTTGACAGCGGTAAAGGACGTCTCGATCGTCTTGCCGAAACGATGGATCTCGTAGTGCCTCTGAAAGCCTAGAATACCATTATTGAGTACGATCACACAGATCGGTACGTCGTAGCGAGCCGCCGTCTCCATCTCCATCGCGACGTAGCCGAATCCGCCATCACCGGTTACGCAAAACACGGCCGCCTCCGGCTTAGCGAACTTAGCTCCGATCGCCGCGGGCACGCCCCACCCTAGACCGGCGAAGCCCCGCGGCGCGAGGAACTTGCGACCTGCCTTCTTGTACCGAAGCAAATCCATTCCCCAAGCTGACGAGTAACTAGCATCTGTGGTTACAATATCGTCTTCGCCCAAGAGGGCGTTCAAAGAACGATATATGAGGCGTGGGTCGATGGTCTCCGAGTTCATCTCAAGAGCTTCGAAGTTCGCTTGCCAGTCCGAGATCTTAGATTGCAGCTCTCGTGTCCAAGCACACGGCTTCGTCCGCGGGGCTATCGACTGAACAAGTTGATCAAGCGCTAGCTTCGCATCCGCGGCGATCTCCAGCGCCGGATAGGTCCTGCCAAGCTCCAGCGGATCGATATCGATATGGATGATCTGCTGGCCAACTGCGGGGATGGTCCAGTCGTTGGTCGCGATTGAATCGGTCTTTGTGCCCACAAGGACCACCAGATCTGCTTCACGCACAGCCTGATTCGCGATCCATCCTCGCGCCCCTGGGCCAGCCGTGTAGGCGCCGACTACCCCCGCAGCAAGCGGATGTATCTCCGCGATAGCGCCTTTGCCCAATGGGGTAGTCGCGACTGGAATTTGCCGCCGCTCGGCTAGCGCTTGCAGCGCCTCATAACCCTGCGACAGATGCAGTCCACCGCCAGCGATCATTATTGGGCGAGAGGCGGACTCGATCTGCTGCGCGGCCACTTTAATGAGCGCTGGATCAGCCGACACGCGCACGCGCGGATACGCGGCGGGTTCAGTGATTTGTACTGGGTTAACGGGGCCGTTGGTCAGAGCGGAGTCTGGAAAGGCGAGCAGAACCGGCCCCGGCCGACCTGTCGTTGCCACGCGCATCGCATGGACAACGTAGTCAGCCGTCCGCTCGGAAGTATCGACCCGCCTGCCCCACTTAGTCACCTGTTCGAATAGGCGGACATGGTCGATACCTTGGATGGGGTTACGGTCGAGATTTGCAGTTGCGACGTCGTTGACGAGCGCCAACACCGGCGTAGACGAGTTGTAGGCCTCCGCCAGGCCAGACAACAAGTTCGTTGCACCGGGACCGCGTATCGCGCCACACACTCCAACGCGACCTGATGTCCTGGCGAACGCATCGGCCATTACTGCGCCCGCGCGCTCATCATGGATCGTGATCGCCCGGATGCTCTGATCCAAGTCGATATATAACGGCTCAGGGGTATCCATGCCGAAGATGTGAGTTACGCCAAGCCTGACGAGCGCTTCGCTTACACCTTGAGCGCCCGTTGTGCTGTTCTTGTTAGTCATAGCGTTCCTTGCGAATTGAAGTTTCGGGAATTAGTGACCTGGTTGATGTATCCAAAACATTTCTTCGGATTTTTCTGGGACTGACTGGAATCATGTGTTACCGGCGACCCTTCGCTAACCGGGAACACCACCTGCGGCGCAACAATCATACGAATTCTGGTCCTGATTTTCGCGTGGATCGAACTGGAGGAAATTCCTCACGTTATAACGAAGCCTCCGTTCGGACTGAGTACTTGCCCGGTAATGAAAGACGCCTCGTCGCTTGCTAAGAAAGCGATAGCTTCACCCATTTCATGAGGTTGCGCGTAGCGTCCGAGCGGAATTGTCTTAGCCTTTTCCGCCCGCAACTCAGGCGGGTCATTACGTACCGTCATCTCAGTCTCGGTATGCCCGGGCGCGACGACGTTGACGCGAATATTCCAGGGCGCGAATTCCTTGGCCCAACCCTTTGAGAGCGCGAGGACGGCACCCTTGGCCGCATTGTAAGTCGCGCCTTCGGGCCAGCCAACGAGAGCCTGGACCGACGAGAGATTGACGATACTGCCGAAACTTCGCCGCTTCATGCCGGCGATAGCTGCTTGCGTTGTCCAGAGGGTTCCAGCGAGATGTACGCCGATCGAGCGCTGGAACATTGTCTCGGTGACTTTTTCGACCGGACAACGGTCCGACGAGATCCCAGCATTGTTGATCAAGATGTCGATTTGACCGAAGCGACTCTCGACGGTCGCCACGACACCATGCATCGCCTCGCGGTCGGACACATCGGCAGCATAGCTTTCCGCCTCGACACCGAATTTGCGAACAAGCGCGACGGTCTCGACCGCTGTGCTTGCGTCAATGTCGTGCACTGCAACATCGAAACCGCGCCTGCCGAGCACGAGAGCCGTCGCCTTGCCGATTCCTCGACCAGCGCCAGTGACTAGGGCGACTTTCCGCTTACTTTCAGACATAGCCGTCTCTCTGAATTTGTTATTTGGCAGCTAGCTTTGAGCTGGAAGGTCTGAATTCTTGGCCGGGCTTTTTCGCTGAAGGCCAAGTCGAGCATTGAGCGGATGCTCGATATCGACAACAGAACGATAGAGCGCGATGGGAATACTTCGTCCGATCAGCACGCCAATGTCATGACGCCCGACATCAACGATGAGCTTCTGCGCAACTGCCTGGTTTGAGGCTCGAAGCGACCTCCGACGCAGTACTGGCATAGGCGGATTTCCCAAATGGCAGCCGGGCCCGCGCCGGCTTCGACATAACGATGGCAGCCTTTTTTGTTTTTGCCAATAGAGAAATTTCTTGCATATTATGCAACTCTGCTCTCGTGAGTTTGGACAGAAGCTGAGGAAACGCGGTGGACGGAAGCACGGCCTGCCTGTTACGGCGATGCAGGCGGTTTTTGTGATGACCGCCAGGACAGCTCCGCCGATCAGCGCTGCTGATCGTCTCGGATTGAACAAGCGTTTGTTTCCGGCTGCTGGCCCCATTCGCCTCGTCAGGCATCGTCCAGCGGCAGCCAGACCGATCATACAGGGCCAGCCGGCTCGCAAATCGCGTTGGGTCTACTCACCACGCCGACACTCGCGTCGCAGACCGGATCAACGCCCCACAACGTCTTAAGCCGAAGCTGCCGCCGTTTCCCGAACCGAAAGGCTTTCGGGTCGATCCAGGCAATTTCCAAGAGCCCTGGATCCGGGGCTGCACAGACTTCTGAGAGCAATTTGACTCCGCGTGGACAGAGAAATCGAAGACCGAAGTCGACGCCGTTCTGGAGCTGCGCCGTGGTGTCGACCGTGACGCGCCTGAGGCCCTGACTGCGTAACGCGCCGGCTTCGTGCGCCACCCGCAGGCTCTCAGCTAGCAGCCGTTCCAGCTTGTCGCCGAGCCGCTTGCGCCAATAGCTGAGGTCCGAGCGCTCGTGCGGCAAGGCATGCCGGAAGAATTCTTCGCCAGTGAAGAACTGGAAATACGGGTCGCCGACCCAGCGCTCGCAAATGCCATCATCGGACAGCCCATAAATATGCTTGAGCAACAGCAACCCGATCATGAAGCGGGTCTCGATCCCGGGCCGGCCATTCTCGCTGTAGAGCAGCGCGACCTCGCCGTCGATCCAGCCCCAATCGATCTTGCAAGCGAGTTGAACCAGCTCGTGCTTCGGGTTGATGATCTGGTCCAGCCTCGCCCGGAACAGGTCATTCGAGCCCGTCGGCTTGTGCTTCTTCGGCCGCATCGGCCCCTCAGATGCACCACAGAATCATGGTCCGCGGCGAAAGGGAGTCTTGAGGGTTCTGTGAGGTAGCGGGGCAAAGGCGAGCCCGCGCTCTGTCGTAGCGTGCGACCTCATAGAAGCTGGATTGAAGAAGCCGCGGAGTTGCGGGGCGCTATGCCGATAGTGCAGCCAGTGCGGCTGCCGAGAAGGTGCGACTGTAGTCGCCGCGCGTCGGCGAGGCATTGAGCTGATGTGAGCGGCCCCATTGCTCGGACAAAGGGCGCGATGCCGTGACGGATTTGCGGCGCTGGGAGGCGTGGCCGAACGACTGGCGGGGTGTTCGGTGACGAACGCGACCGCGGCGACAATGGACTTTGCCGCCGAGAAGCTGGTCACGGAAGAGCCGGATGGTGGAGGCGCCGGTCATGACGTATCACAACGAAACAGATGGTTGCGGGCGCAGGCTCGCGGGACGACATCGACGCGCCGCACGGGCCGCCGCAATGTGGGCAGACGGGATCTCGCATTTGACGAGGGGGTCGGTGGCGGCTCTTTGATCAGTTGGCGCGTTGCGGACAGCGAGGAGTTGACGACAGAGGGCAATCTTATCGTTGCGTCCGCCGTTGGCAAGGAAGCCATAGTGGCGGATGCGGTGGAAGCCGTCCGGCAGCGTGTGCAGGAGAAAGCGACGAATGAACTCGCCGGCATCAAGCGTCATCACCTTGGCTTTGCGATTCTGCCGAGAGTCCTTCCAGGAAAAGCTCACCTTGTCATCGGCGAGTGAGATCAGCCGACTGTTGGCGATGCCGACGCGATGCGTATAGCGGCCGAGCAGCGCCTGTTCGGGCCCGCCGAATGGCGGCTTGGCATAGACGACCCAGTCGGTCCGTCGGAGCTGATCGAGGCGCTGGGTGAACGCGGCGGGATCGGCGAGATAGACGAGATCGCCAAAGAAGCCCAACCGGCCGGCCGTGAAGGCGGCTTGCAGCTCTTGCAGAAACAGACGGCGGAACAGCCGAGAGAGGACGCGCACGGCAGGAAGAAGCCGGGCCGGCAAGCGAC comes from Bradyrhizobium diazoefficiens and encodes:
- a CDS encoding thiamine pyrophosphate-dependent enzyme, with product MTNKNSTTGAQGVSEALVRLGVTHIFGMDTPEPLYIDLDQSIRAITIHDERAGAVMADAFARTSGRVGVCGAIRGPGATNLLSGLAEAYNSSTPVLALVNDVATANLDRNPIQGIDHVRLFEQVTKWGRRVDTSERTADYVVHAMRVATTGRPGPVLLAFPDSALTNGPVNPVQITEPAAYPRVRVSADPALIKVAAQQIESASRPIMIAGGGLHLSQGYEALQALAERRQIPVATTPLGKGAIAEIHPLAAGVVGAYTAGPGARGWIANQAVREADLVVLVGTKTDSIATNDWTIPAVGQQIIHIDIDPLELGRTYPALEIAADAKLALDQLVQSIAPRTKPCAWTRELQSKISDWQANFEALEMNSETIDPRLIYRSLNALLGEDDIVTTDASYSSAWGMDLLRYKKAGRKFLAPRGFAGLGWGVPAAIGAKFAKPEAAVFCVTGDGGFGYVAMEMETAARYDVPICVIVLNNGILGFQRHYEIHRFGKTIETSFTAVNYADLARTLNCDGIRVTTPAEFEAALQKSRGLRRPLLIDVVTPPDARPPISTFAYAPVDARH
- a CDS encoding maleate cis-trans isomerase family protein, whose product is MNKVSDRYIRNMPFETDAGVSARAALGLIVLASDQSIEYEFRRVVTLPGVGIYESRIYNAPEVTPDTLKALEKEITQGAKLILPGVPIDVMAFGCNSGTMILGENVVYEKIRAARPGVPCTSPVTGTIAAYKRLGVSRIAVLTPYSDSVNDFVSNFLRERGLDVVALGSFNEENDHKVARTSLASISKAVLTLGRIEGVEAVLVGCTSLRLVDEVAKIEQELGKPVTSSNHAMAWHALRLAGIHDTMPKFGRLFELSV
- a CDS encoding SDR family NAD(P)-dependent oxidoreductase is translated as MSESKRKVALVTGAGRGIGKATALVLGRRGFDVAVHDIDASTAVETVALVRKFGVEAESYAADVSDREAMHGVVATVESRFGQIDILINNAGISSDRCPVEKVTETMFQRSIGVHLAGTLWTTQAAIAGMKRRSFGSIVNLSSVQALVGWPEGATYNAAKGAVLALSKGWAKEFAPWNIRVNVVAPGHTETEMTVRNDPPELRAEKAKTIPLGRYAQPHEMGEAIAFLASDEASFITGQVLSPNGGFVIT